In Tautonia rosea, a single window of DNA contains:
- a CDS encoding GlcG/HbpS family heme-binding protein: MSESLFKTVVVLMSILQAVQTGSAQESVEVAPMIERGAIRLQLGGAQTILEGAQDQAKAMGLKVNITVVDDGGHPIAFARMDGARSASSYTSITKAIAAATLRQPTGPVPAGVETPDVLLNVSLQLTASASGGTVTTLYGGVPILVDGQIIGGVGVGGATGEQDAEIARAGIARLLETIKAQEDVED; encoded by the coding sequence ATGTCTGAATCTCTGTTCAAGACGGTAGTGGTATTGATGAGCATCTTGCAGGCGGTTCAGACTGGTTCCGCACAGGAATCGGTTGAGGTCGCTCCGATGATCGAGCGTGGAGCCATACGACTGCAACTTGGAGGAGCTCAGACAATTCTTGAAGGGGCTCAAGACCAAGCCAAGGCAATGGGGTTGAAGGTGAACATTACCGTGGTTGACGATGGCGGACACCCAATTGCCTTTGCCCGCATGGACGGAGCCCGGTCGGCGAGTTCGTATACCTCGATCACCAAGGCCATCGCTGCCGCAACACTCCGGCAACCAACCGGGCCTGTACCTGCTGGTGTCGAGACGCCAGATGTCTTACTCAACGTCAGTCTTCAACTGACGGCCTCGGCATCGGGTGGGACGGTTACAACCCTTTATGGAGGTGTCCCAATTCTTGTCGATGGGCAGATCATTGGCGGAGTCGGGGTCGGTGGTGCGACGGGAGAACAGGATGCCGAGATTGCTCGAGCGGGGATTGCTCGCCTTCTCGAAACGATCAAGGCTCAAGAAGACGTCGAAGACTGA
- a CDS encoding YqjF family protein, with the protein MRQHWSDLLFLHWEVPAEIIEATLPPGLEVDTFAGKAYLGLVPFTMSGVRPIGFPSIPWISNFHEVNVRTYVHFAGRDPGVWFYSLDAANPVAVWLAQTTFHLPYKWARMSMQYQQATGGVIDYSSSRRNSKTGASCRIRYLPTGSPTHAVPGTLSFFLLERYLLYAFGRGQLHQVRVHHRSYPVQEAELLDCQEDLLASAGFERPDHPPLIHYASGVDVEVFPLRSVDQSSW; encoded by the coding sequence ATGCGTCAACACTGGTCTGACCTGCTCTTCCTTCACTGGGAGGTTCCCGCCGAGATCATCGAAGCGACGTTGCCACCAGGATTGGAGGTGGACACTTTTGCTGGCAAGGCTTATCTCGGGCTGGTGCCCTTCACCATGAGCGGGGTTCGACCGATCGGCTTTCCATCAATTCCATGGATTTCGAACTTTCACGAGGTGAATGTTAGGACTTATGTGCATTTTGCGGGGCGTGATCCCGGAGTGTGGTTTTATAGTCTCGATGCTGCGAATCCGGTGGCGGTCTGGCTCGCCCAGACGACCTTTCACCTTCCCTACAAATGGGCACGCATGAGCATGCAATACCAACAAGCAACGGGAGGGGTGATCGACTATTCGTCGTCTCGAAGGAATAGCAAGACAGGGGCATCATGCCGGATTCGATACCTCCCGACCGGATCTCCAACGCATGCAGTGCCGGGAACGCTCTCGTTTTTTCTGCTGGAGCGTTATCTTCTCTACGCGTTTGGCCGGGGTCAATTGCACCAGGTTAGAGTGCATCATCGGTCATATCCCGTTCAGGAGGCCGAGCTGTTGGATTGCCAGGAAGATTTGCTTGCTTCGGCGGGATTCGAACGGCCGGACCATCCGCCCTTGATTCATTACGCGTCGGGAGTCGATGTCGAGGTCTTTCCGCTACGATCGGTGGATCAGTCGAGTTGGTAA
- a CDS encoding MBL fold metallo-hydrolase, producing the protein MEPDERIEPGLVIESFLSPTFEQWSYLLSKPGRQDVLVVDPGFRTGPLLETIRSRNLRPAAILNTHGHSDHIAGNRAIKEAFPEAPLLIGRHEAHLLTDPVANLSAAFGQSLISPPADRLLDHGETLELAGFLLEVREIPGHSPGSVVFVARNESPPIVIGGDVLFAGSIGRFDFPGGNGLLLVEGIRSKLFDLPEETRVFPGHGPETTIGSERLRNPYVGDQAERYQLD; encoded by the coding sequence ATGGAACCCGACGAACGAATCGAACCCGGTCTCGTCATTGAATCCTTTCTGTCACCTACCTTTGAGCAATGGTCCTATCTTCTGTCCAAGCCGGGACGGCAAGACGTTTTGGTCGTCGATCCAGGATTCCGCACCGGTCCTTTGCTGGAGACGATTCGATCACGGAATCTTCGGCCCGCAGCCATCCTGAACACCCATGGGCACTCAGACCACATTGCAGGCAATCGAGCTATAAAGGAAGCGTTTCCCGAAGCCCCGCTCCTTATCGGGCGTCATGAAGCTCACCTGCTAACCGACCCCGTTGCAAATTTGAGCGCCGCCTTTGGACAGTCATTGATCAGCCCACCGGCCGACCGGCTCTTGGATCATGGTGAGACTCTTGAACTAGCAGGGTTCTTGCTTGAGGTTCGTGAGATCCCAGGCCACAGCCCCGGATCAGTCGTATTCGTGGCTCGAAACGAGTCTCCCCCGATCGTCATTGGCGGGGATGTGCTTTTTGCCGGCTCAATCGGCCGCTTTGATTTTCCGGGTGGCAACGGGCTCCTTTTGGTTGAAGGAATTCGATCGAAACTCTTCGACCTCCCAGAGGAGACGCGAGTGTTTCCCGGTCATGGACCCGAGACCACCATTGGCTCTGAGCGGCTTCGGAACCCTTACGTCGGCGATCAAGCAGAACGTTACCAACTCGACTGA
- a CDS encoding family 16 glycoside hydrolase produces MKQHLIGLLAWLAILASHAEAQSLSVIDRNETAQFAASRQNPDGGFAAEPRGASSLGATTAAVRVLRYTTGSIPDVLACLDFVRSCFDPETGGFAQNPGGTPDVGTTASGLMALSELRLADEQLVSQASEYLATHAQTFPEVRIAIAGFEAVGRPSPKAEEWTRELLDSRNDDGTWGEGRSLAFDTGGTAAALLRMDHDLERRDAVIQAILAGQQADGGWTSGAGGTDLSASYRVMRAAYMMGSPPDLDALRQFVAQCRRDDGGYSPSPQEKEATLGGTYMATILLRWTDQLEGLPPVVETAGFVSLFNGQDLTGWEGDDSLWFARNGMLVGSSPGLNRNEFLATNDRFADFVFRCTFRLRDGAGNSGIQFRSERLAGHEMIGYQADIGEDYWGSLYDESRRNRVLERASERARTSIRLDGWNQYVIRAMGDQIRLSLNGVPSVDYVESDPKIPDAGRFAVQLHSGGPMEIQFRDLLVQPLPRPRLEGNPETPGFHLRTSRMEPKSRYTVFVPDGYDGVKLFPIVLFLHGAGERGDDGILPSQVGLGPSIASNPGAHPYIAVFPQARETWSAASPDGKAAITILDEVIADYAVDRSRIVLTGLSMGGMGTWSLATTYPDRFSALVPICGPGDPERAERIRTIPTWGFVGDEDREPFVTGMREIVQSLKALGAPVQYTEYRGVGHNSWDRAYAEPELVEWMLTPRRIAQ; encoded by the coding sequence ATGAAGCAACACCTGATCGGCCTGCTCGCATGGTTGGCAATTCTTGCATCGCATGCAGAGGCCCAGTCGCTCAGCGTCATTGATCGTAATGAGACGGCCCAATTTGCCGCGAGTCGGCAGAACCCTGATGGTGGTTTTGCCGCTGAACCAAGAGGAGCATCCTCGCTCGGTGCGACGACCGCCGCAGTTCGAGTGCTTCGATACACGACAGGATCAATCCCGGACGTTCTGGCTTGTCTCGACTTTGTGCGATCGTGTTTTGATCCGGAAACTGGAGGCTTTGCCCAGAATCCTGGCGGGACTCCGGATGTTGGTACGACGGCTTCGGGACTGATGGCACTGAGTGAGCTGCGACTCGCGGATGAGCAATTGGTTAGTCAAGCTTCCGAGTACCTTGCAACTCATGCCCAAACGTTCCCCGAGGTTCGCATTGCAATTGCCGGATTCGAGGCGGTGGGTCGTCCATCACCCAAAGCTGAGGAGTGGACCCGAGAACTTCTCGATTCTCGCAACGATGATGGTACCTGGGGAGAAGGGCGAAGCCTTGCCTTCGATACTGGCGGCACCGCGGCAGCCCTGCTTCGAATGGACCACGATCTTGAACGACGTGATGCCGTGATCCAAGCGATCCTCGCCGGCCAGCAAGCAGATGGTGGATGGACCTCGGGGGCAGGGGGAACCGATCTCTCCGCCTCATACCGCGTCATGCGGGCGGCTTACATGATGGGATCACCCCCGGATCTTGACGCCCTGCGTCAATTTGTCGCTCAGTGTCGTCGGGACGATGGTGGCTATTCGCCCAGTCCGCAGGAGAAGGAGGCGACACTTGGTGGCACGTACATGGCCACGATCTTGCTCCGATGGACGGATCAGCTCGAGGGGTTGCCTCCCGTGGTCGAAACCGCCGGGTTCGTTTCGCTGTTCAACGGCCAAGACCTTACCGGATGGGAGGGGGACGACTCCCTTTGGTTCGCACGCAACGGCATGCTTGTGGGGTCGTCACCTGGACTGAATCGGAACGAGTTTCTCGCTACGAACGATCGCTTCGCCGACTTCGTCTTTCGCTGTACCTTTCGGCTTCGAGATGGAGCAGGAAATAGCGGTATCCAATTCCGGAGCGAGCGACTCGCCGGTCACGAAATGATCGGGTATCAGGCAGATATCGGAGAAGACTACTGGGGTAGTCTCTATGACGAGTCGAGGCGCAATCGGGTGCTTGAACGAGCATCCGAGCGTGCTCGCACTTCAATCCGGCTCGACGGCTGGAATCAGTATGTCATTCGGGCGATGGGGGATCAGATCCGGTTAAGCCTCAACGGTGTCCCTTCCGTCGATTATGTCGAATCGGACCCAAAGATCCCGGATGCAGGGCGTTTCGCGGTCCAGCTTCACTCAGGCGGCCCGATGGAGATTCAATTCAGAGATCTCCTCGTTCAGCCCTTGCCGCGACCAAGGTTGGAAGGTAATCCGGAGACACCCGGATTTCATCTCCGAACCTCGCGGATGGAACCAAAATCACGATACACCGTGTTCGTGCCGGACGGATACGATGGAGTAAAACTCTTTCCAATAGTCCTGTTCCTTCATGGCGCCGGTGAACGAGGCGATGACGGGATACTTCCGAGTCAGGTAGGACTTGGGCCAAGTATCGCCTCGAATCCTGGGGCACACCCTTACATCGCCGTGTTTCCCCAAGCGCGCGAAACCTGGTCGGCCGCGTCTCCAGATGGAAAAGCAGCGATCACGATCCTTGACGAAGTCATCGCTGATTACGCGGTTGATCGGAGTCGCATTGTGTTGACTGGGCTCTCAATGGGGGGAATGGGTACCTGGTCGCTCGCGACGACATATCCCGATCGATTCTCCGCTCTGGTGCCGATCTGTGGTCCCGGTGATCCCGAACGGGCTGAACGAATCCGAACGATCCCGACATGGGGATTCGTGGGAGACGAGGATCGTGAACCGTTTGTCACGGGAATGCGAGAGATAGTCCAATCCTTGAAGGCCCTTGGTGCACCCGTCCAATATACTGAGTATCGCGGGGTTGGGCACAACAGTTGGGATCGTGCCTATGCCGAGCCGGAACTCGTCGAGTGGATGCTCACCCCTCGTCGAATCGCTCAATGA
- a CDS encoding DUF1571 domain-containing protein: protein MLAGLILVSGRVVAGNALSGSSERNNAPSLSMESTDQKPASDSRMLNTGTTSVTTPFPDSEPVGESSTESLVEHSRVDSPENETDSIAISESEPLRLANANPVDRMPPGLNTRHSAIDPSSDPIDYAKAALAESKERFASVRDYTCTFIKRERIQGRLSGYEVMSMKARTSPKSVYFKFKQPKAGREAIYVDGRNRGKAIVHDVGFNKFLAGTLHLDPLSRRAMDGNRHPITEAGLGFMIDTLTEGWNREMNPRDSEVTIRETVLVNKRPSMMIICKHRNRQPHFVFHEVRLYIDHELGLPTRFEAYDWPAGEDQPAPLLEEYIYSDLKINVGLSDADFDPSNKAYSFGRF, encoded by the coding sequence ATGCTTGCGGGGCTAATCCTGGTTTCAGGGAGGGTAGTAGCAGGAAATGCTCTTTCGGGAAGTTCTGAACGCAACAACGCTCCATCTCTCTCGATGGAATCGACTGATCAGAAACCTGCCTCTGATTCCCGGATGCTGAATACTGGGACCACATCGGTCACTACCCCTTTCCCCGACTCCGAACCGGTGGGGGAGAGCTCGACCGAATCGTTGGTGGAACATTCCCGGGTCGACTCACCTGAGAACGAGACTGACTCCATCGCGATTTCGGAGTCAGAACCACTCCGACTCGCGAATGCGAACCCTGTCGACCGGATGCCTCCCGGTCTAAACACTCGCCACTCTGCGATCGACCCCTCCTCGGATCCCATTGACTACGCCAAGGCGGCACTGGCCGAGAGTAAAGAACGATTTGCCAGTGTGCGAGACTATACGTGCACATTCATCAAGCGAGAACGCATTCAGGGCCGCCTTTCGGGCTACGAAGTGATGAGCATGAAAGCCCGGACGAGTCCGAAAAGTGTGTATTTCAAGTTCAAGCAACCGAAAGCAGGCCGCGAGGCGATTTATGTGGACGGTCGCAATAGAGGGAAGGCCATCGTTCACGACGTGGGGTTCAACAAATTTCTCGCAGGGACCTTGCACCTCGATCCTCTGAGCCGGCGGGCGATGGATGGAAATCGTCACCCGATTACTGAAGCAGGTCTGGGATTCATGATCGACACGCTGACCGAAGGTTGGAATCGCGAAATGAATCCCAGAGACAGCGAAGTCACCATCCGAGAAACCGTTCTTGTGAACAAGCGTCCCTCAATGATGATTATCTGCAAGCACAGGAATCGTCAGCCCCATTTTGTGTTCCACGAGGTCAGGCTCTACATCGACCACGAGCTAGGGTTGCCGACTCGATTTGAGGCATATGATTGGCCCGCTGGCGAAGATCAGCCTGCTCCGTTATTGGAGGAGTACATCTATTCGGACCTGAAGATCAATGTGGGCCTGTCTGACGCGGATTTTGATCCTTCTAATAAGGCATACTCCTTTGGGCGGTTCTGA
- the rimI gene encoding ribosomal protein S18-alanine N-acetyltransferase gives MSTVPTAKAQVRVHIRWMIRRDMPEVLAIEHASYEFPWCEEEFLRVLRQRNCIGMVAECGERVVGFMIYELHKSRLQVLNLAVAPEFRRMGVGRQMVAKLVGKLSSHRRTKILLQTRESNLSAQLYFRALDFRAVEVVREAYEDTGEDAYVLQYVLPDVLPTELVEGVPVNRIARQLEG, from the coding sequence ATGAGCACGGTGCCCACCGCCAAGGCCCAGGTCCGCGTGCACATTCGCTGGATGATCCGACGCGATATGCCCGAGGTCCTGGCCATCGAGCATGCGAGTTATGAGTTTCCCTGGTGTGAGGAGGAATTCCTCCGAGTGCTCCGACAACGAAACTGCATCGGTATGGTTGCCGAGTGCGGAGAACGTGTGGTCGGATTCATGATCTATGAGTTGCATAAGTCAAGACTCCAGGTGTTGAATCTGGCGGTTGCTCCCGAATTCCGACGAATGGGAGTGGGTCGACAGATGGTTGCCAAACTTGTGGGCAAATTGTCCAGCCATCGCAGGACGAAGATTCTCCTTCAGACTCGGGAATCGAATCTGTCGGCCCAACTCTACTTCCGGGCTCTCGATTTCCGAGCAGTCGAGGTCGTTCGGGAAGCCTATGAGGACACCGGCGAGGACGCCTATGTTCTCCAGTACGTCTTACCGGATGTGCTTCCGACCGAGCTGGTCGAAGGCGTACCTGTCAATCGGATTGCTCGGCAACTCGAAGGCTGA
- a CDS encoding metallophosphoesterase: MAVWAISDLHLSFANPKRREHYAARWQDHAESIKNHWIDSIGPHDLVLIPGDISMAFNHRDLQPDLDWLGRLPGIKILAPGNHDRWWGRLKNVQTVLRRSQRAVDGIAIVEAGAVICGARSLDVIDLDQANPLQRQQYERIANAVHSMLAEASSLRAPGMPLYVLWHHPPFDQYGRPGPWVSFFEKAQVTACVYGHLHAELQWSFAVQGLVRGVRYACVSADAIGFRPLRIDRPTHDSKQPTQVRS; this comes from the coding sequence GTGGCCGTCTGGGCGATAAGTGACCTTCATCTCTCCTTCGCCAATCCGAAACGCCGGGAACACTATGCTGCGCGATGGCAAGACCACGCAGAATCCATAAAGAACCACTGGATTGATTCAATTGGCCCTCACGACTTGGTCCTGATTCCTGGGGATATCTCGATGGCCTTCAACCATCGTGATCTCCAACCCGATCTGGACTGGCTCGGTCGGTTACCTGGAATCAAGATCTTGGCTCCAGGAAATCATGATCGTTGGTGGGGCAGACTCAAGAACGTTCAAACAGTCCTCCGTCGTTCCCAACGCGCCGTCGATGGGATTGCCATCGTGGAAGCGGGTGCGGTGATCTGCGGTGCCCGAAGCCTCGATGTCATCGATCTCGACCAGGCAAATCCTCTTCAGCGTCAGCAGTATGAACGTATTGCGAATGCGGTTCATTCCATGCTTGCTGAAGCCTCTTCGCTTCGAGCTCCTGGAATGCCGCTCTATGTCCTCTGGCATCATCCTCCGTTCGATCAATACGGGCGACCAGGCCCCTGGGTATCCTTCTTCGAAAAGGCCCAAGTCACTGCCTGTGTTTATGGCCACCTACATGCTGAGCTGCAATGGTCCTTCGCCGTGCAAGGCCTCGTTCGAGGAGTGCGTTATGCTTGCGTCTCCGCCGATGCCATCGGCTTTCGTCCCCTTCGGATCGATCGGCCAACCCACGATTCCAAGCAGCCAACCCAAGTGAGATCTTGA
- a CDS encoding glycosyl hydrolase yields the protein MLTSWIEAAASGRLGGPIRAGMWGTVVLGSHPADHDETQCWLELIVDDTSLGLLPAYWLEDRGVNSLWHAPIPPQRIGSRLRYRPIAIREGEPPAEGPWREFQVRPNLPDRTESSEPLTIGLVGNRHLTARVDERAATFDLFFPTIGLHSNVRPAEGDLSNSRSHFQTIVGGLALGSRLDWFAERMSWDASQHYRPETNLLETEFRWRRGPIRVVAVDFAAMGPDFPRTGGGLESKGQYIKRFRILNESNEFLCALFGLYVHAEVNGGIGEPSLSWQDSGHCLLAANRGHGHANRKLARDATVEFAIGLDDRGPVDCEPTGPSEAIIFRNLELPPGSEVRVDVLISGAFTGWRGDQGTFEHWLRPALNWFRSVDLNQVEQSTAAEWVGVVQSLPVVESSRPGHAEVLRRSALSALLHCDLEHGSIAAGFDRGINAYCWPRDALWATTAMDRLGIPVVAEQFFDWLGRVRGRTQVNQAWFMKYTIDGLPEWETPAIDQTALVSWVLEKHIRRTGNLELAQKYWPLVERMASVCLQGDGHPGLKWCNDLNLFSSAGLWETRFGAYLSSNACVVAGLQAAVRLGRLLDLPTANEQIEQWEEHADRIWNVGILGEGEQRDQPGLIDSRSGRFLEGRRISTRLGLWSDQPGSCVERSAALDIGVLGLAVPLDLLAASDPRLRRTAGAMLVHNVNRADPGGLTRWAPDPIRLEETSLAPNETQRETPSCLATLWMARYLIRLARETGESRHCAQAVEFLDRMIARLGPLGLSLRPGPRSNPFSSSLARYFQGVWGLHTMLIDTILDLVDLDYDAIDRRLSLKPMLPPSWPRIGMTRSLPCGRIGFRYERPVGGRAHRLLLSGRLDHAIRLDVDLSCPGLGSLGPWSSRPSVPPPQLNLTTGRLLWSILLPPGELDAEWAWGDDGGEWISAV from the coding sequence ATGCTAACGTCCTGGATCGAGGCGGCGGCAAGTGGACGACTTGGAGGTCCGATCCGGGCCGGGATGTGGGGCACGGTTGTGCTAGGGTCTCACCCTGCTGACCATGACGAAACCCAATGCTGGCTCGAATTGATCGTTGACGACACGTCGCTTGGACTCCTTCCCGCCTACTGGCTCGAAGATCGCGGAGTGAATAGCCTCTGGCACGCTCCTATTCCTCCGCAACGGATTGGTTCACGCCTGCGCTACCGTCCCATTGCAATCCGCGAGGGTGAACCGCCGGCGGAAGGGCCCTGGAGAGAGTTCCAGGTTCGCCCCAATCTCCCGGATCGCACCGAATCATCCGAGCCGCTGACGATCGGACTGGTCGGAAATCGCCACCTGACAGCCCGAGTGGACGAGCGAGCAGCCACCTTTGACCTGTTCTTCCCGACCATTGGTCTTCATTCCAATGTTCGACCAGCTGAGGGAGATTTATCGAACAGCCGCTCCCATTTCCAGACGATCGTCGGTGGACTCGCCCTCGGTTCAAGGCTCGACTGGTTCGCCGAACGCATGAGCTGGGACGCGTCCCAGCATTATCGACCAGAGACCAATCTTCTCGAAACCGAGTTCCGATGGCGTCGCGGACCGATTCGAGTCGTCGCCGTCGACTTTGCTGCAATGGGTCCAGACTTTCCCCGAACAGGAGGAGGGCTCGAATCAAAGGGCCAGTACATTAAGCGATTTCGGATTCTCAATGAGAGTAACGAGTTTTTGTGCGCGCTTTTCGGCCTCTATGTCCATGCCGAGGTCAACGGAGGAATCGGCGAGCCGAGCCTCAGCTGGCAAGACTCCGGCCATTGCCTCCTTGCCGCCAATCGAGGTCATGGACACGCCAACCGCAAGCTCGCGCGAGACGCCACCGTCGAGTTCGCCATCGGGCTCGATGACCGCGGACCCGTTGACTGCGAGCCAACCGGGCCGAGCGAAGCCATTATCTTCCGAAATCTAGAGCTCCCCCCGGGCAGTGAGGTTCGTGTCGATGTCCTGATCAGTGGTGCCTTCACAGGCTGGCGAGGTGATCAGGGAACATTCGAACACTGGCTTCGCCCTGCCCTCAACTGGTTCCGCTCAGTCGATCTGAACCAGGTCGAGCAATCGACCGCAGCCGAATGGGTCGGGGTTGTCCAGTCGTTACCGGTGGTCGAATCCTCTCGGCCAGGGCATGCAGAAGTCTTGCGCCGATCGGCCCTTTCGGCTCTCTTGCACTGTGATCTGGAGCACGGTTCCATCGCTGCCGGCTTCGATCGTGGGATTAATGCCTACTGCTGGCCTCGTGACGCGCTCTGGGCTACAACAGCCATGGACCGTCTCGGGATCCCAGTGGTTGCGGAACAGTTCTTCGACTGGCTTGGAAGGGTCCGAGGCCGCACCCAGGTCAATCAGGCCTGGTTTATGAAGTACACAATCGACGGCCTTCCGGAATGGGAAACACCTGCGATTGACCAAACTGCACTCGTTTCGTGGGTGCTTGAAAAGCACATCCGGCGCACAGGAAACCTTGAGTTGGCCCAGAAATACTGGCCTCTGGTCGAGCGTATGGCCAGTGTCTGTCTTCAAGGTGATGGACACCCGGGACTGAAGTGGTGCAACGACCTCAACCTGTTCAGCTCTGCCGGACTCTGGGAAACCCGCTTTGGTGCCTACCTTTCTAGCAACGCCTGCGTGGTGGCTGGGCTCCAGGCGGCGGTTCGATTGGGCCGCCTGCTCGACCTACCAACTGCAAACGAACAAATCGAACAGTGGGAAGAACACGCCGATCGTATCTGGAATGTGGGAATCCTTGGGGAAGGCGAGCAACGCGATCAACCCGGACTGATCGATTCGAGAAGTGGACGTTTTTTGGAAGGCCGACGTATCTCGACCCGCTTGGGGTTGTGGTCGGACCAGCCCGGCTCCTGTGTTGAACGTTCAGCTGCACTCGACATCGGGGTTCTTGGCCTAGCCGTTCCTCTCGACCTTCTGGCCGCCTCCGATCCTCGGCTCCGACGAACAGCCGGAGCAATGTTGGTGCATAACGTAAATCGTGCAGATCCTGGTGGTCTGACGAGATGGGCTCCTGACCCGATCCGCCTCGAAGAAACCTCACTTGCCCCCAACGAGACCCAACGGGAGACACCCTCGTGCCTTGCGACCCTCTGGATGGCCCGATATCTCATCCGACTCGCTCGTGAGACCGGAGAATCGAGACATTGCGCCCAGGCTGTGGAATTTCTCGATCGGATGATCGCCAGACTCGGACCACTCGGTCTGAGCCTTCGTCCTGGACCTCGTTCCAACCCGTTCTCAAGCAGTCTCGCCCGCTATTTTCAGGGGGTCTGGGGACTGCACACGATGTTGATCGACACCATTCTGGATCTCGTTGATCTCGACTATGACGCTATTGACCGGCGCTTATCCTTAAAGCCAATGCTACCTCCGAGTTGGCCTCGAATTGGGATGACCCGAAGCCTGCCTTGTGGCCGCATCGGATTCCGGTACGAGCGTCCCGTGGGTGGTCGTGCACATCGGCTCTTGCTTTCCGGCCGGCTGGACCACGCAATCCGATTGGATGTCGACCTCTCCTGTCCAGGGTTGGGTAGTCTCGGACCGTGGTCTTCTCGTCCTTCAGTCCCCCCGCCTCAGCTCAATCTGACCACCGGCAGGCTCCTCTGGTCGATCCTACTCCCCCCAGGAGAACTCGACGCCGAATGGGCATGGGGAGATGATGGCGGGGAGTGGATCTCCGCCGTCTGA
- the csrA gene encoding carbon storage regulator CsrA, producing the protein MLVLSRKLGEKIVIGENIVVTVVKIDRNQIRLGIEAPNDVPVYREEIAPEHNTPRIRETVLR; encoded by the coding sequence ATGCTCGTACTCAGCAGGAAGCTTGGTGAAAAGATCGTGATCGGCGAGAATATCGTCGTGACGGTGGTGAAAATCGATCGCAATCAGATCCGACTCGGAATCGAAGCCCCAAACGACGTTCCGGTCTATCGTGAAGAAATTGCCCCGGAACACAACACGCCCCGAATTCGGGAAACGGTGCTTCGTTAA
- a CDS encoding sugar phosphate isomerase/epimerase family protein — translation MSIDDLRGIEAGRSKVKLNIMPPCARRIEQHVSARSNAMSPSLSLRMLGLRFDALSAIELSAQFGFRGVELLIRDLIEQNSDLETLASRMADLGLRAGSWPLPVDWRGDEDRFRRDLSQLPSFARVASQLGLDRTGTWVLPEVLDPDVIERDQPGDAAIAWHLDRLGPIAKILNDHGHRLGLEAIGVASFRTGRGFRFIDRLEALRPLLGALRDQGCDVGLIVDSFHLYAAGESVEIVRRFEPDEVISVHLSDVLDSATDGLESLRDNQRSLPTAEGPVPNRSLLRILSECRYDGPVYPEPVVGGGLRQAMGDEVADWKQVVQNAAEALDAIWPTDSQVNPEERSQGPTEMEADH, via the coding sequence ATGAGTATCGACGACCTCAGAGGCATCGAGGCTGGACGATCGAAGGTGAAGCTGAATATCATGCCTCCCTGTGCTCGACGCATCGAGCAGCATGTCTCTGCTCGGAGCAACGCCATGTCGCCCTCGCTCAGTCTCAGGATGCTTGGCCTGAGATTCGATGCCCTCTCGGCAATTGAACTCTCCGCCCAATTCGGGTTTCGAGGAGTCGAACTCTTGATCCGGGATCTGATCGAGCAGAACTCTGATCTGGAAACCCTTGCCTCACGAATGGCCGACCTCGGCCTGCGTGCAGGAAGCTGGCCGTTGCCGGTTGACTGGAGAGGCGACGAAGATCGGTTTCGACGTGATCTTTCTCAGTTACCCTCGTTTGCTCGAGTTGCTTCGCAATTGGGTCTCGACCGTACCGGGACCTGGGTCCTTCCGGAAGTGCTCGACCCTGACGTGATCGAGCGGGACCAGCCCGGGGACGCCGCAATCGCCTGGCATTTGGATCGACTGGGGCCGATCGCGAAAATCCTGAACGACCACGGGCACCGGCTAGGCCTGGAGGCGATTGGAGTCGCGTCGTTCCGAACCGGACGGGGTTTCCGGTTCATTGACCGGCTCGAAGCGCTTCGTCCCTTGCTCGGGGCGCTTCGTGATCAAGGGTGTGATGTGGGTCTGATCGTTGATTCGTTTCACCTGTACGCCGCAGGAGAATCAGTAGAAATCGTTCGGCGGTTCGAGCCCGACGAGGTGATCTCGGTCCATCTAAGTGACGTCCTTGACTCGGCTACGGATGGACTAGAGAGCCTTCGAGACAATCAACGCTCGCTCCCTACCGCGGAAGGGCCCGTGCCCAACCGTTCGCTCCTTCGGATACTCTCAGAATGTAGGTATGATGGCCCTGTCTACCCCGAGCCAGTCGTCGGGGGAGGACTCAGGCAAGCGATGGGAGACGAAGTTGCCGATTGGAAGCAGGTTGTTCAAAACGCAGCTGAAGCTCTTGATGCGATCTGGCCGACCGATTCGCAGGTGAATCCGGAAGAGAGGTCACAAGGTCCAACTGAAATGGAGGCTGATCATTAA